The following coding sequences lie in one Vibrio toranzoniae genomic window:
- a CDS encoding alpha/beta fold hydrolase: MQANFIDGTTLYRQHSFELPLDYQAKDGQQIQVFARELVDLAKDAQELPWLIYFQGGPGFPSPRVSGQSGWLKRALQNYRVLLLDQRGTGNSTVISHETLAHLSPEKQVEYLTHFRADSIVRDAEAIREQFGVKQWSTIGQSFGGFCTLSYLSLFPQSLQRCYVTGGIPSIEREADDVYRATYKRVEDKNRAFFAQFPQAQAMCREISDYLLNNDVRLPNGQVFTVEQFQLIGINLGGGEANLPMYFTLESAFVEVNGNKQLSYSFLNQMQQEQGYLTNPIYAILHESIYCQGKASQWSAHRVRQQYPHFNYQSGSEFWFTGEMVYPWMFDQLETLKPLREAANLLAEKADWGKLYNAEQLSKNTVPMACAVYADDMYVELDYSRETLATIPNSKAWITNEYEHNGLRVDGERIIDKLMTMVESLENLPK; this comes from the coding sequence GTGCAAGCTAACTTTATTGATGGAACGACCTTGTATCGTCAGCACTCTTTTGAGTTGCCACTCGATTACCAAGCAAAAGATGGACAACAGATCCAAGTCTTCGCACGTGAGCTAGTTGATCTCGCTAAAGATGCGCAAGAACTGCCGTGGTTGATCTACTTTCAAGGCGGCCCAGGTTTTCCTTCTCCACGCGTGAGCGGCCAATCGGGTTGGCTAAAGCGTGCATTGCAAAACTACCGTGTTCTGCTTCTAGACCAACGTGGTACGGGCAACAGCACGGTGATCAGCCATGAAACGTTGGCGCATTTGTCTCCAGAGAAACAAGTTGAGTACTTAACGCATTTCAGAGCGGATAGCATCGTTCGTGATGCGGAAGCCATTCGTGAGCAGTTCGGTGTTAAGCAATGGTCGACGATTGGCCAGAGCTTTGGTGGCTTCTGCACATTGAGCTACTTATCGCTGTTCCCACAAAGCTTACAACGCTGTTATGTAACGGGTGGTATTCCGTCTATTGAGCGCGAAGCTGACGATGTGTATCGAGCAACCTACAAGCGTGTAGAAGATAAAAACAGAGCTTTCTTTGCTCAGTTCCCGCAAGCACAAGCTATGTGTCGTGAGATTTCTGATTACCTGCTCAACAACGACGTGAGACTGCCAAATGGTCAAGTATTTACGGTTGAACAGTTCCAGTTGATTGGTATTAATCTTGGCGGTGGTGAAGCAAACCTTCCTATGTACTTCACATTAGAGAGTGCGTTTGTTGAAGTGAACGGAAACAAGCAGTTGAGCTACAGCTTCCTAAATCAAATGCAGCAAGAGCAGGGCTACCTAACGAACCCTATCTACGCGATTCTGCATGAATCGATTTACTGCCAAGGCAAGGCCTCACAATGGTCTGCACACAGAGTTCGCCAACAGTACCCACACTTTAACTACCAATCGGGTAGTGAGTTCTGGTTTACTGGAGAAATGGTGTACCCGTGGATGTTTGACCAATTAGAAACACTGAAGCCTTTACGTGAAGCGGCGAACCTTTTGGCTGAGAAAGCGGATTGGGGCAAGTTGTATAATGCAGAACAGCTGAGCAAGAATACAGTTCCAATGGCGTGTGCGGTTTACGCGGATGATATGTACGTTGAACTAGATTACAGCCGTGAAACACTGGCGACTATTCCAAACTCAAAAGCGTGGATCACTAATGAATATGAACACAACGGCTTGCGAGTAGACGGAGAAAGAATTATCGATAAATTAATGACGATGGTTGAATCGTTAGAAAACCTGCCAAAGTAA
- a CDS encoding BCCT family transporter — MSDLTNSVKSSNVNAGQAHTASNAKSNTNQSESTSDKLGLTNPALWYSGGFIALFVALALFDDELLSSLVNTGFAWSVKVFGPYWQMLLLLTFLIGLGLAAGRTGKVILGGIAKPEMDGFRWMAIIFCTLLAGGGVFWAAAEPIAHYVSPPPLYGAQENAQQGAVNALSQSFMHWGFLAWAIVGSLTSIVVMHLHYNKGLPLKPRILLYPVLGERALKGHTGALIDACCIVAVAAGTIGPIGFLGLQVSYALNELFGIPDGFTTQLIIILFAIVLYTLSALSGLNRGMQMLSRYNVILAMALMVYILIFGPTNFIFNGYIQGVGSMIDNFIPMATYRGDEGWLSWWTVFFWGWFLGYGPMMAIFIARISRGRSIRQLVSTISLIAPFVTCFWFTIVGGSGLAFEMADPGSVSKAFEGFNLPGALLAVTQQLPMPMLISILFLILTTIFIVTTGDSMTYTISVVISGETEPNAIIRTFWGVMMGVTALILISLGSGGISALQSFIVITAVPVSLILLPSLWNAPQIAIKMAKEQGL; from the coding sequence ATGTCTGATTTAACCAATAGCGTGAAATCTTCAAACGTAAATGCGGGTCAAGCACACACAGCAAGTAATGCAAAAAGCAACACAAACCAGTCTGAGTCTACCTCAGACAAATTAGGGCTAACCAACCCAGCACTTTGGTACAGCGGCGGTTTTATCGCTCTGTTCGTGGCTCTTGCTTTGTTTGATGATGAGCTGTTATCAAGCCTAGTAAATACGGGCTTTGCATGGTCTGTAAAAGTGTTCGGTCCTTACTGGCAAATGCTTCTTCTTCTGACTTTTCTTATTGGTCTTGGCCTGGCGGCAGGGCGAACAGGCAAGGTTATCCTAGGCGGCATCGCTAAACCTGAAATGGACGGCTTCCGTTGGATGGCGATCATCTTCTGTACGCTACTTGCTGGTGGCGGTGTATTTTGGGCGGCAGCAGAGCCGATTGCACATTACGTTAGCCCACCACCATTGTATGGCGCGCAAGAAAATGCACAGCAAGGCGCGGTGAATGCGTTATCGCAATCCTTCATGCACTGGGGTTTCCTAGCATGGGCCATTGTCGGTAGTTTGACCTCGATTGTGGTTATGCACCTCCATTACAATAAAGGCTTGCCGCTTAAACCTCGCATTCTTCTTTACCCAGTTTTAGGAGAGCGAGCACTGAAAGGCCATACCGGCGCATTGATTGATGCATGTTGTATTGTCGCAGTAGCGGCGGGCACCATTGGTCCTATCGGTTTCTTAGGCTTGCAAGTGAGCTACGCACTGAACGAATTGTTTGGTATTCCAGACGGTTTCACGACCCAACTGATCATCATCTTGTTTGCTATCGTTCTGTACACATTGTCGGCATTAAGTGGTCTTAACCGCGGAATGCAAATGCTAAGCCGTTACAACGTAATTTTGGCGATGGCATTGATGGTCTACATCCTGATTTTTGGTCCAACAAACTTCATCTTTAATGGCTATATTCAAGGTGTAGGCAGCATGATTGATAACTTCATCCCAATGGCAACATACCGTGGTGACGAAGGTTGGTTAAGCTGGTGGACCGTGTTCTTCTGGGGTTGGTTCTTAGGTTACGGCCCAATGATGGCAATCTTTATTGCTCGTATTTCTCGCGGTCGTAGTATTCGCCAATTGGTATCAACCATTAGTCTTATCGCACCGTTTGTTACTTGCTTTTGGTTCACGATTGTTGGCGGCTCTGGCCTTGCGTTCGAAATGGCAGATCCAGGTAGCGTAAGTAAAGCGTTCGAAGGTTTTAACTTACCAGGCGCGCTACTGGCGGTCACTCAGCAGCTACCAATGCCAATGCTTATCTCGATTTTGTTCTTGATCTTAACGACGATCTTCATCGTAACGACCGGTGACTCAATGACTTACACCATCAGTGTGGTGATCAGTGGCGAGACAGAGCCCAATGCAATTATTCGTACTTTCTGGGGTGTGATGATGGGGGTAACAGCGTTAATTCTGATTTCCCTAGGTTCTGGCGGTATTTCAGCGCTGCAATCCTTCATTGTTATCACTGCGGTACCAGTGTCCTTAATCTTATTACCATCGCTTTGGAATGCGCCTCAGATCGCAATCAAGATGGCGAAAGAGCAAGGTTTATAA
- a CDS encoding membrane dipeptidase, whose translation MYQQRIVIDGLQYCNWNREYFQTLKASGITAVHATAVYHETARETLSRFAEWNLRFEQNADLIMPIHSMADVETAKATGKVGIFLGAQNCSPIDDEIGLIEVMRKQGLLIMQLTYNNQSLLATGCYEKNDTGITRFGKQAIEEMNRVGMIIDMSHSAERSTLEAIDLSSRPICISHANPTFAHDALRNKSNDVIKALTTRGGLIGFSLYPFHLPNGSQCTLEDFCQMVATTADMVGVEHLGIGSDLCLNQPQAVLEWMRNGRWSKAMDYGEGSANNSGWPDALPWFCGSAGMENIYNGLMRHGFSESEAGQVLGENWFNFLKDGLAPQTKS comes from the coding sequence ATGTACCAGCAACGGATTGTTATAGATGGATTGCAATACTGCAATTGGAACAGAGAATATTTCCAAACACTAAAGGCGAGCGGCATTACAGCAGTTCACGCTACCGCGGTTTACCACGAGACAGCTCGTGAAACCTTATCTCGCTTTGCAGAGTGGAACTTAAGATTCGAGCAGAACGCAGACCTCATCATGCCGATTCACTCAATGGCTGATGTTGAGACTGCAAAAGCGACGGGTAAAGTCGGTATTTTCCTTGGTGCTCAAAACTGTTCTCCAATCGACGATGAGATTGGTCTTATCGAAGTGATGCGTAAGCAAGGTCTTTTGATCATGCAATTGACGTACAACAACCAGAGCTTATTGGCGACGGGTTGCTACGAGAAGAACGACACCGGTATTACTCGTTTTGGTAAACAAGCCATCGAAGAGATGAACCGAGTGGGCATGATCATCGATATGTCTCACAGTGCTGAGCGCTCAACACTTGAAGCAATTGATTTGTCTTCGCGTCCTATTTGTATCAGCCATGCGAACCCGACGTTTGCTCATGATGCACTACGAAACAAATCAAACGATGTGATTAAAGCCCTAACCACACGCGGTGGCTTAATCGGATTCAGCTTATACCCATTCCACCTACCTAATGGCAGCCAATGTACCTTGGAAGACTTCTGCCAAATGGTTGCGACTACTGCTGACATGGTCGGCGTAGAGCACCTCGGTATTGGCAGTGACCTATGCTTAAACCAACCTCAAGCCGTTCTTGAATGGATGAGAAATGGTCGTTGGTCTAAAGCAATGGACTACGGAGAAGGCTCTGCGAACAACTCAGGTTGGCCAGATGCGTTGCCTTGGTTCTGCGGTAGTGCGGGTATGGAAAACATATATAACGGATTGATGCGTCATGGTTTCAGCGAGTCTGAAGCTGGACAAGTCTTGGGAGAAAACTGGTTTAATTTCTTGAAAGATGGCCTAGCGCCTCAAACCAAGAGTTAA
- a CDS encoding aldehyde dehydrogenase family protein, translated as MTQLQNVQAENALYIGGEWQAGVSTVANINPSDISENIGNFAQASAEQVQQAISAAKHAQPEWEKTPIERKQAVLQAIGDELIARCDELGTLLSREEGKPFAEGRGEIYRAGQFFQYFAAEVLRQIGDNAESVRPGVSVEVTREAVGVIGIISPWNFPTATAAWKIAPALAFGNSVIWKPANLTPASAVALTEIIHRQGIPAGTFNLVLGSGSTVGDALINSKEVNGVSFTGSVDTGRKVAAATAPNFVRCQLEMGSKNALVIADDADIQTAVDATIAGSFSGAGQKCTASSRLVVMDSIHDQYVEALIKRMSELKVGHALEDGVFMGPVVDGNQLEANLGWVEKARQSGGELAFGGERLSMKHEGFYMSPTLFLNTKNDWEVNQEEVFAPMASVIRVADLEEAIATTNDTRFGLTGGIITQSLRTSAMFKQQAQTGCVMVNLPTAGTDYHVPFGGRKESSFGPREQGQYAKEFYTVVKTAYQRPY; from the coding sequence ATGACTCAATTACAGAATGTTCAAGCAGAAAACGCACTTTACATTGGCGGCGAATGGCAAGCGGGTGTAAGCACCGTTGCGAACATTAACCCATCAGATATTTCTGAAAACATCGGTAACTTTGCACAAGCAAGTGCTGAACAGGTTCAACAAGCGATTTCAGCGGCAAAGCACGCTCAGCCAGAGTGGGAAAAAACGCCAATTGAACGCAAGCAAGCGGTACTTCAAGCGATTGGTGATGAGCTGATTGCACGTTGTGATGAGCTGGGTACGTTGCTTTCTCGTGAAGAAGGTAAGCCTTTTGCTGAAGGTCGTGGTGAAATTTACCGCGCAGGTCAGTTCTTCCAATACTTCGCAGCAGAAGTACTTCGTCAAATTGGCGACAACGCTGAATCTGTGCGCCCTGGTGTTTCTGTTGAAGTGACTCGTGAAGCGGTAGGCGTTATCGGCATCATCTCTCCTTGGAACTTCCCGACAGCAACGGCTGCTTGGAAAATTGCTCCAGCACTGGCTTTCGGTAACAGCGTTATCTGGAAACCAGCAAACCTAACACCAGCAAGTGCGGTCGCGCTTACAGAGATCATCCACCGTCAAGGTATCCCTGCAGGTACGTTTAACCTTGTACTAGGTAGCGGTTCAACGGTAGGTGATGCACTGATCAACTCTAAAGAAGTGAACGGCGTGAGCTTTACCGGTTCTGTTGATACGGGTCGTAAGGTTGCAGCTGCTACCGCGCCAAACTTCGTTCGTTGCCAACTAGAAATGGGCAGTAAAAACGCACTTGTTATTGCTGACGATGCAGACATCCAAACTGCGGTTGATGCAACGATTGCAGGTTCGTTCTCGGGTGCGGGGCAAAAATGTACCGCGTCTTCTCGCCTTGTGGTTATGGATAGCATTCACGACCAATACGTTGAAGCATTAATCAAACGTATGAGTGAGCTGAAAGTGGGTCACGCACTAGAAGACGGCGTGTTCATGGGCCCTGTTGTCGATGGAAACCAACTTGAAGCAAACCTAGGTTGGGTTGAGAAAGCACGTCAAAGCGGCGGTGAGCTAGCATTTGGTGGCGAACGTTTGAGCATGAAACACGAAGGTTTTTACATGTCTCCAACGTTGTTCTTAAACACTAAGAACGATTGGGAAGTGAACCAAGAAGAAGTGTTCGCACCAATGGCAAGTGTGATTCGTGTCGCTGACCTAGAAGAAGCGATTGCGACAACCAACGATACTCGCTTTGGTCTAACGGGCGGCATCATCACTCAGAGCCTACGTACTAGCGCAATGTTCAAGCAACAAGCGCAAACAGGTTGTGTGATGGTGAACCTACCAACTGCAGGCACGGATTACCACGTACCGTTTGGTGGTCGTAAAGAGTCTAGCTTCGGTCCTCGTGAGCAAGGTCAATACGCGAAAGAGTTCTACACAGTGGTTAAGACGGCTTACCAGCGTCCTTACTAA
- a CDS encoding RidA family protein, producing the protein MNAQTKKHPVKTALFASKAPLEWAIVNNGTLYTAQIPIDETGAVVEGGIEAQTRQTFNNLVHTLECAGESMDSVLQVLIYVTDREYLKTVNSVYGEYFNAPYPNRAAVVVAGLAREEMLVEFVVYASASQPE; encoded by the coding sequence GTGAACGCACAAACTAAAAAACACCCAGTAAAAACCGCTCTTTTTGCTTCAAAAGCACCACTAGAGTGGGCGATCGTAAATAACGGTACTCTATACACCGCGCAGATTCCAATTGATGAAACGGGCGCAGTCGTAGAGGGCGGTATCGAAGCGCAAACTCGTCAGACTTTTAACAACCTTGTTCATACGTTGGAGTGTGCAGGCGAATCTATGGATTCCGTGCTGCAAGTTCTAATTTACGTGACTGACCGTGAATACCTAAAAACGGTAAACAGCGTATACGGAGAATACTTCAATGCACCTTATCCAAACCGTGCGGCGGTCGTCGTTGCAGGGTTAGCAAGAGAAGAGATGCTGGTTGAGTTCGTGGTTTACGCATCAGCCTCTCAACCTGAATAA
- a CDS encoding LysR family transcriptional regulator, with the protein MSIKLQQLKHFVLVVEEGGFRAASHRANRSQAALSTSIKELEKILGQPLFETGNKSTLTPFGEICLPKIIQFLNVYKALDNDLRAAAAGQQGRVRIASVPSVAAKLIPSVLGAFCEQYPNVEVSLIDDNAAGVEARLLSGEVDVALGNSSHLEEESIDFTPLLSDPIGVVCLRDNPIASQLEGIEWQALLKQPFIRNGTCTLLDPTPARMLSEQALYSVENITSLFSVLELGIGVTTLPKLAFPTNETRLVWIPLIDPPLQRQIGIFRLADRTISPQAQAFHDLCIQYLSYGDDKA; encoded by the coding sequence ATGAGCATTAAGCTACAACAGTTAAAACATTTTGTTTTAGTGGTCGAAGAAGGCGGATTTCGAGCAGCGTCTCACCGTGCAAATCGATCGCAAGCGGCACTTTCTACCTCAATAAAAGAGCTAGAAAAAATACTCGGCCAACCACTATTTGAAACCGGCAACAAATCCACACTGACTCCTTTCGGGGAAATATGCCTGCCAAAAATCATTCAGTTTCTTAATGTTTACAAAGCATTAGATAATGACCTACGTGCAGCCGCGGCAGGGCAACAAGGAAGAGTTCGAATAGCGAGCGTGCCATCGGTCGCCGCAAAGTTAATCCCTAGTGTTTTAGGAGCATTTTGTGAGCAGTACCCGAATGTTGAGGTAAGCTTGATTGATGATAATGCGGCTGGTGTAGAGGCCAGATTACTCTCTGGAGAAGTGGATGTTGCCCTCGGAAACAGCTCCCATTTAGAAGAAGAGAGCATCGATTTCACGCCATTACTCTCCGATCCTATTGGTGTGGTTTGCCTCAGAGACAACCCTATCGCCTCTCAGTTAGAAGGAATTGAATGGCAAGCTTTGTTAAAACAGCCGTTCATTCGCAACGGGACTTGTACCCTACTTGACCCAACCCCGGCGCGCATGCTCAGTGAACAAGCTTTGTATTCAGTAGAGAACATTACTTCCCTGTTTTCTGTATTAGAACTCGGGATAGGCGTGACCACGCTGCCTAAGCTAGCCTTCCCAACCAATGAAACCCGCTTGGTGTGGATTCCGTTGATTGACCCGCCGTTACAGCGTCAAATCGGTATTTTTAGATTAGCCGACCGTACGATTTCGCCACAAGCTCAGGCTTTTCATGATCTGTGTATCCAATACCTCAGCTATGGAGACGACAAAGCGTAA
- a CDS encoding RNA-binding S4 domain-containing protein yields MDQEHYEDADYEGYEHGEEGEEIEIEAIGIDVSSQPIELYKAFKIANLVSGGGEAKHIISEGYVAVNGELETRKRRKMYDGDFFEFNQEYYVVVCDQPVQEESEKSKKKEAPQPNNKAKKGQYKKGSSKKESQRSTADMLSAKAEPKKEKKEKKENKSKKKADTPKPQRDDKSGRNSIEFF; encoded by the coding sequence ATGGACCAAGAACATTACGAAGACGCTGATTACGAAGGTTACGAGCACGGTGAAGAAGGCGAAGAGATTGAAATCGAAGCCATTGGTATCGATGTTTCTTCTCAGCCAATCGAGCTCTACAAAGCGTTTAAGATTGCTAACCTAGTAAGCGGTGGCGGTGAGGCTAAACACATCATTTCTGAAGGCTACGTAGCGGTAAATGGTGAGTTAGAAACGCGTAAGCGTCGTAAAATGTACGATGGTGATTTTTTCGAATTCAACCAAGAATATTATGTAGTGGTGTGTGATCAGCCAGTACAAGAAGAGTCAGAAAAGTCGAAAAAGAAAGAAGCGCCGCAGCCTAACAACAAGGCAAAGAAAGGCCAGTATAAAAAGGGTTCAAGCAAGAAAGAATCACAGCGCAGCACTGCAGATATGCTAAGCGCTAAAGCTGAACCTAAGAAAGAGAAAAAAGAGAAGAAAGAAAACAAATCGAAAAAGAAAGCGGACACGCCAAAGCCCCAACGTGACGATAAAAGCGGCCGTAATTCGATTGAATTCTTTTAA
- the yejF gene encoding microcin C ABC transporter ATP-binding protein YejF has translation MTSNTAPASPVLTIDKLSVGFGRKDSIEQVTQDVSLEIYKGETLALVGESGSGKSVTANSVLKLLPKGSSHYLNGKINFSGTDILSCSERQLRGIRGGRIGMIFQEPMVSLNPLHRVGKQLVETLAIHRGMRTNKAQALAIEWLSKVGIRYPEQKISAYPHELSGGERQRVMIAMALINEPELLIADEPTTALDVSVQAQILDLLKDLQQELGMAMLFITHDLSIVRKIADRVAVMKDGRLVESNDCKTLFNAPAHPYTQKLINSDPKGLPVPVSPESKPLLDVNQLRVWFPITGGLFKRTISHVKAVTDMEFTLKKGHSIGLVGESGSGKSTTGMAILKLVESEGSITYSSEQLQGLNRQQMLPFRSRMQVVFQDPFSALNPRMSVAQVIGEGLLVHQDLDENELDQRICDVMKEVDLNPETRHRYPNEFSGGQRQRIAIARALILKPEFILLDEPTSSLDRTVQAQVLDLLKSLQEKYDLTYLFISHDLNVVKSLCHYTIVMKAGEVIEKGDTETLFGNPQHEYTKQLVSLSNVGGVL, from the coding sequence ATGACTTCAAATACAGCTCCTGCTTCTCCAGTTCTAACTATCGACAAATTGTCTGTCGGTTTCGGGCGAAAAGATTCGATAGAACAAGTGACACAAGATGTCTCTTTAGAAATATACAAAGGTGAAACGCTCGCTCTGGTGGGTGAGAGTGGTTCCGGTAAATCGGTTACGGCTAACTCAGTATTGAAACTTCTACCTAAAGGTTCATCTCATTACTTAAACGGTAAGATCAATTTCTCTGGCACTGATATTCTGAGTTGTTCTGAAAGGCAGTTGCGTGGGATTCGAGGTGGCCGCATTGGAATGATCTTCCAAGAGCCTATGGTTTCGCTTAATCCGCTTCATCGAGTCGGTAAACAGTTGGTTGAAACGCTCGCTATTCACCGCGGTATGCGAACCAATAAAGCGCAAGCCTTGGCGATAGAGTGGCTTTCTAAGGTGGGTATTCGCTACCCAGAGCAAAAAATTTCAGCGTATCCACATGAGTTGTCCGGTGGTGAGCGTCAACGTGTGATGATAGCGATGGCACTGATCAATGAGCCAGAGTTGCTTATTGCGGATGAACCCACAACCGCATTGGATGTGTCGGTACAAGCGCAGATCCTCGACCTGTTAAAAGATCTGCAACAAGAGTTGGGTATGGCGATGCTCTTTATCACCCATGACTTGAGTATCGTTCGTAAAATTGCCGACAGAGTCGCGGTAATGAAAGACGGTCGCCTTGTTGAAAGTAACGATTGCAAAACGCTGTTTAACGCGCCTGCTCACCCTTACACTCAAAAGCTCATCAACTCCGATCCAAAAGGTTTGCCTGTCCCCGTATCACCAGAAAGTAAACCTCTGCTTGATGTGAACCAACTGCGCGTTTGGTTCCCGATTACGGGCGGTTTGTTCAAACGCACGATTTCACATGTTAAAGCGGTCACTGACATGGAGTTTACTCTGAAAAAAGGGCACTCAATCGGCCTTGTGGGCGAAAGTGGTTCGGGCAAATCGACAACCGGTATGGCTATATTGAAGTTGGTGGAGAGTGAAGGCTCGATTACTTATTCGAGCGAACAGCTTCAAGGCTTAAACCGACAACAGATGTTGCCGTTTCGAAGCCGCATGCAAGTAGTTTTTCAAGACCCATTCTCGGCATTGAATCCAAGAATGTCGGTCGCTCAAGTGATTGGTGAAGGTTTACTTGTGCATCAAGACCTAGACGAGAACGAACTAGACCAACGCATCTGTGACGTAATGAAAGAGGTCGACCTCAACCCTGAAACTCGTCACCGCTACCCCAACGAATTTTCTGGCGGACAAAGGCAGCGTATCGCTATTGCACGCGCACTGATTTTAAAGCCAGAGTTTATCTTGTTAGACGAACCAACATCGTCACTCGACAGGACCGTCCAAGCGCAAGTGTTGGATCTACTGAAGTCACTGCAAGAAAAGTATGACCTGACGTACCTGTTCATTAGCCATGATTTGAATGTCGTGAAATCCCTCTGTCATTACACCATCGTGATGAAAGCGGGTGAGGTGATAGAGAAGGGTGACACTGAGACTTTGTTTGGTAATCCGCAGCATGAATACACCAAGCAACTGGTTAGCCTATCGAATGTTGGTGGGGTTTTATAA
- a CDS encoding ABC transporter permease: MFNNPLAEARWLRFKANKRGFISLWIFTILFGLSLFAEIIANDKPLLVSYDNQWFVPVINEYAETEFGGEFETEADYKDPYVIELIEDSGYIVWPIIPFSYDTINFDISGAVPSEPDSVNWLGTDDKGRDVLARIIYGFRISVLFGFILTIVSSVVGVVVGATQGYYGGWVDLFGQRFIEVWSGMPTLFLLIILSSFIEPNFWWLLGIMVLFSWMSLVGIVRAEFLRCRNFDYVRAAQAMGVDDKRIMLRHMLPNAMVASLTMMPFILSGSVTTLTSLDFLGFGLPAGSPSLGELLAQGKANLQAPWLGISAFVVLSLMLTLLVFVGEAVRDAFDPHQQK; the protein is encoded by the coding sequence ATGTTTAACAACCCTTTAGCTGAAGCTCGTTGGTTACGTTTTAAAGCAAACAAGCGTGGTTTTATCTCCCTTTGGATATTTACCATCTTGTTTGGATTGAGCCTGTTCGCTGAAATCATAGCCAACGATAAACCACTCTTGGTTTCTTATGATAATCAGTGGTTTGTGCCTGTTATCAATGAGTACGCCGAGACGGAATTTGGTGGCGAGTTTGAAACTGAAGCCGATTATAAAGACCCATATGTTATTGAACTTATCGAAGACAGCGGATACATCGTGTGGCCAATCATCCCGTTCAGTTACGACACGATAAACTTCGATATTTCAGGTGCGGTGCCATCGGAACCCGATTCAGTCAACTGGCTAGGAACCGATGATAAAGGGCGTGATGTATTAGCTCGCATCATTTATGGATTCCGTATCTCTGTTCTGTTTGGTTTTATTCTGACGATTGTATCGAGCGTGGTCGGCGTCGTCGTCGGGGCGACTCAAGGTTACTACGGTGGTTGGGTCGACTTGTTTGGGCAACGATTTATTGAAGTCTGGTCTGGAATGCCGACTCTGTTCTTGTTGATTATTTTGTCTAGCTTTATTGAGCCGAATTTCTGGTGGTTGCTCGGGATTATGGTGCTGTTCAGTTGGATGAGTTTAGTTGGCATCGTGCGAGCTGAATTCTTACGCTGTCGAAACTTTGATTACGTAAGAGCCGCGCAGGCTATGGGCGTTGACGATAAACGCATTATGCTTCGTCATATGCTGCCCAACGCGATGGTCGCATCACTAACCATGATGCCATTTATCCTTTCTGGCTCGGTGACCACATTAACCTCATTAGACTTCTTGGGCTTTGGCCTTCCTGCGGGTTCGCCTTCATTAGGTGAGCTATTGGCGCAAGGTAAAGCTAACTTGCAAGCGCCTTGGCTTGGCATTTCTGCTTTCGTCGTGCTTTCACTGATGTTGACGTTACTTGTCTTCGTTGGTGAAGCGGTACGTGATGCTTTCGATCCACATCAACAGAAGTAA